From a single Leptospira levettii genomic region:
- a CDS encoding histidine kinase produces the protein MEKISGMGKETSEISDHIKLHIENGKILSLKTHRVSKSVEEHIKEAVGLILDRLTYPTLVPTLYTIIKELAINACKANQKRVFFEERGYSMLNPSEYARGVREYREMFSEEMSNEFGIKAKKKGYYCLINFKYNDDGIIIEVINNTPIAKEEEKSIRERLEKGMMYDDIAQFYIDNADTSEGAGLGLALILIMLKGEGIDPNFFRIIIGEDSTIARLEIPLTEKFISQRDSN, from the coding sequence ATGGAAAAGATTTCGGGTATGGGAAAGGAAACAAGCGAGATTTCTGATCACATCAAATTACATATCGAAAACGGGAAAATTCTCTCGCTAAAGACCCATCGGGTCTCCAAATCCGTTGAAGAACACATCAAGGAGGCCGTAGGCCTCATTTTGGACAGACTCACTTACCCAACCCTTGTTCCCACTCTCTACACCATCATCAAAGAACTCGCCATCAATGCCTGTAAGGCCAACCAAAAACGGGTCTTTTTTGAAGAAAGGGGTTATAGTATGTTAAACCCTTCCGAATATGCGAGAGGGGTTAGGGAATACCGAGAGATGTTTTCCGAAGAAATGTCGAACGAGTTTGGGATCAAAGCCAAAAAAAAAGGATATTACTGCCTCATTAATTTTAAATACAACGATGATGGTATCATCATTGAAGTGATCAACAATACACCCATTGCCAAAGAAGAAGAAAAATCCATCCGAGAACGATTGGAAAAGGGGATGATGTATGATGACATCGCTCAGTTTTATATCGACAATGCGGACACTTCAGAAGGTGCGGGTCTTGGTCTTGCGCTTATCCTCATTATGCTAAAAGGGGAAGGCATTGATCCTAATTTTTTTAGAATCATCATTGGCGAAGATTCCACCATTGCTAGATTGGAAATACCTTTAACAGAAAAGTTTATTTCCCAACGCGATTCTAATTAA
- a CDS encoding glycosyltransferase family 2 protein, giving the protein MTSIPLSCTIITLNEEDNLSRTLQAISFIEDIVVVDSGSTDDTVNIAKSFGARVYHHEFQNYADQKNFAITKTKHDWVLAIDADEVVSPKLKEEILVLFTKLPLETKGYLIPRLTYYLGKWIRFGGYYPNYQMRLFQKSEGQFSGGLVHERVKLNGKPSKLKNPLFHYSYKNISDHLKFIDRYSSLFAEEEFRKGKRSSVFWAFLKGCFKGFYMYWIRLGILDGKQGFVLALLGFYYNFLKYLKLYEKSNSVPSFFVMIDSIHDVESKKTTKKNSDQIHV; this is encoded by the coding sequence ATGACATCAATCCCCCTTTCTTGTACCATCATCACTTTAAACGAAGAAGACAATCTCAGTCGCACTCTCCAAGCGATTTCCTTCATTGAAGATATAGTTGTTGTAGATTCAGGTTCTACTGATGATACAGTGAACATCGCCAAATCATTTGGTGCCCGTGTTTACCATCATGAGTTCCAAAACTATGCTGACCAAAAAAACTTTGCGATCACAAAAACCAAACATGATTGGGTCCTTGCCATCGATGCTGATGAAGTAGTTTCCCCCAAACTCAAAGAAGAAATTCTAGTTCTATTTACGAAACTTCCTTTGGAAACAAAGGGATATCTTATCCCAAGACTTACTTATTATTTAGGAAAATGGATTCGATTTGGTGGTTATTATCCAAATTACCAAATGCGTTTGTTCCAAAAATCAGAAGGACAGTTTAGCGGTGGTTTGGTGCATGAACGAGTCAAACTGAATGGTAAACCATCAAAGTTAAAAAATCCTCTTTTCCATTATTCTTACAAAAACATATCAGACCATTTAAAGTTTATAGATCGTTATTCGAGTTTGTTTGCAGAAGAAGAATTTAGAAAAGGAAAACGATCTTCGGTTTTTTGGGCTTTCTTAAAAGGATGTTTTAAAGGATTTTATATGTATTGGATTCGTTTGGGAATCCTAGATGGAAAACAAGGATTTGTCCTTGCTCTCCTTGGATTTTATTATAACTTTTTAAAGTATTTGAAGTTGTATGAGAAATCGAACTCAGTCCCTTCTTTCTTTGTTATGATTGATTCGATTCATGATGTAGAGAGCAAAAAAACCACCAAGAAAAATAGCGACCAAATTCACGTTTGA
- a CDS encoding shikimate dehydrogenase family protein, producing the protein MYSKHTEIFGILGFPLGHTLSPWIHNSLFKQSGYDGVYLVFENEHWKQIGLKPLLDLGVKGVSVTIPFKEWAYTQANEVCEASKTMAASNTLLFRNGISAVNTDGTGALESIKQMNSDLVNSGIEKKILVLGSGGSAKGILFAIAKELEGNHKQHSFKRKVHILARNKEAKNEIEQSLGKPFWLEQPSKEEVIQNKEDYDLIIHTTPVGMKGVGGEPILDSHFFTKKHTLFDIVYNPLETDLVKEAKKKKAEIIPGYHMLLYQGIRQFELFTGETLKKKWIQKVESILLKELKNRK; encoded by the coding sequence TTGTATTCAAAACACACAGAGATCTTTGGCATATTGGGATTTCCCTTAGGCCATACCCTATCCCCTTGGATCCACAATTCTCTATTCAAACAGAGCGGTTATGATGGAGTGTATCTTGTTTTTGAAAACGAACACTGGAAACAGATCGGATTAAAACCACTGCTCGATTTAGGTGTCAAAGGAGTTTCTGTTACGATACCATTTAAAGAATGGGCGTATACCCAAGCAAACGAAGTCTGTGAAGCCTCAAAAACGATGGCAGCATCCAATACACTCCTCTTTCGAAATGGCATCAGTGCTGTGAATACAGATGGTACGGGAGCACTAGAGTCGATCAAACAAATGAATTCAGATTTGGTAAACTCTGGGATCGAAAAAAAAATTTTGGTCCTCGGGAGTGGAGGAAGTGCCAAAGGGATTCTTTTTGCCATCGCAAAAGAATTAGAAGGTAATCACAAACAACATTCTTTCAAACGAAAGGTACACATTCTTGCCAGAAACAAAGAAGCTAAAAATGAAATCGAACAATCGTTAGGAAAACCTTTTTGGCTAGAACAACCTTCGAAAGAGGAAGTGATACAAAATAAAGAAGATTACGATCTCATCATTCATACCACACCTGTGGGCATGAAAGGAGTTGGTGGTGAACCCATTTTAGACTCTCATTTTTTTACCAAAAAACATACGTTATTCGATATTGTTTACAACCCTTTGGAAACTGATCTTGTAAAGGAAGCCAAGAAAAAAAAGGCAGAGATCATCCCTGGTTATCATATGTTATTGTACCAAGGGATCAGACAATTTGAACTATTTACTGGCGAAACACTTAAGAAAAAATGGATTCAAAAAGTAGAATCTATTTTACTGAAAGAATTAAAAAATAGAAAATAA
- a CDS encoding bifunctional folylpolyglutamate synthase/dihydrofolate synthase produces MQFIEFLNQRQNIEKTRNFNVFQNYSLDGLKSVFEHIERSFDQKKPKPIRISVVGTNGKGSTSHYLACLFSKLGYNTGLYTSPHLLTPLERLQLVRNGEPSLPNIEDINLCFQNFFLADLHRYDSLTYFEFLTVFAYRFFHEQNMEVEIWEAGLGGRLDATKLVEADYIVLTKIGLDHSAILGNTKEAICQEKLGITGEKTLSLFAFQEEVETLPESFHNRPKKELVPLHVISIPPKESYLETNFLYAKNIVSKILKEQQSSVSKIPYVSIRKPKGRMEVLSDSPLVVFDPSHNPDAIGTTSFEFAKHHKKFHILLGSLPDKDLTGILDALPEPYLENLILWEGEGFGRFPAPTGKLKERTIRHSSLPGLVPLFQGEIPVLVLGSFRLYGIVANLIQNTIKM; encoded by the coding sequence ATGCAGTTCATAGAGTTTTTAAACCAGAGGCAAAACATTGAAAAAACTAGAAATTTTAATGTCTTCCAAAATTATTCCCTGGATGGATTAAAATCTGTATTTGAACATATAGAAAGATCCTTTGATCAAAAAAAACCAAAACCCATACGGATCAGCGTTGTTGGGACAAACGGAAAAGGTTCCACCTCACACTACTTAGCCTGTTTATTCTCAAAATTAGGATACAACACAGGACTTTATACATCACCTCACTTACTCACACCATTAGAAAGATTACAACTGGTGAGAAATGGTGAACCTTCCCTTCCTAACATAGAGGATATAAATCTATGTTTCCAAAACTTTTTTTTAGCAGATTTACATCGTTATGATTCTTTGACTTACTTTGAATTTCTCACTGTATTTGCGTATCGATTTTTCCATGAACAAAATATGGAAGTGGAGATTTGGGAAGCGGGTCTTGGAGGAAGGTTAGATGCTACAAAACTTGTAGAAGCAGACTACATTGTCCTCACGAAAATTGGACTCGATCATTCTGCAATTTTAGGGAACACAAAAGAAGCCATCTGCCAAGAAAAACTCGGCATTACGGGTGAAAAAACTTTGTCTCTATTTGCGTTTCAAGAAGAGGTAGAAACACTTCCCGAATCATTTCACAATCGGCCTAAAAAAGAATTGGTTCCCCTCCATGTGATTTCCATTCCACCTAAGGAAAGTTATTTGGAGACTAATTTTCTATATGCAAAAAATATCGTTTCGAAAATTCTAAAGGAACAACAATCATCAGTATCCAAGATTCCCTATGTTTCCATTCGAAAACCGAAAGGAAGGATGGAAGTCCTTTCCGACTCACCATTGGTAGTGTTTGACCCTTCCCATAACCCGGATGCCATCGGTACCACCTCCTTTGAATTTGCCAAACATCACAAAAAATTCCACATTCTACTCGGGAGCCTTCCCGACAAAGACCTGACCGGGATCCTAGATGCCTTACCTGAACCATACCTAGAAAACCTCATCCTTTGGGAGGGAGAAGGTTTTGGACGATTCCCTGCCCCCACAGGGAAGTTAAAGGAGAGAACCATAAGGCATTCTTCCCTTCCCGGGTTAGTTCCCTTATTCCAAGGCGAAATTCCCGTTTTGGTGTTAGGAAGTTTCCGACTTTATGGAATTGTGGCAAATTTAATACAAAATACAATAAAGATGTAA
- a CDS encoding TetR/AcrR family transcriptional regulator, translating into MQTPKEHTRKEILQAAREEFIQLGFEKASMRTIAKKAKVSTSNIYNYFENKEHLLTEILQPVLSGLEKAFAYVSHPDYFEKRFNDSYETWRERFHIALDYVDANRDDFILLLTKAQGSHLEEFPETVLTRLTKINFEQYSTFKQKNPTYKGEVDEFVVRNILSFFLNIFVQMVRQGISKQDMLVYQDSFLKFLHFGYKGSIASDLN; encoded by the coding sequence ATGCAAACTCCAAAAGAACATACTAGAAAAGAAATTCTACAAGCAGCTCGTGAAGAGTTCATCCAACTTGGTTTTGAAAAAGCCAGTATGCGAACCATTGCCAAAAAAGCAAAGGTATCAACGAGTAATATCTACAATTACTTCGAAAACAAAGAACACTTACTGACAGAGATCTTACAACCAGTGTTATCAGGACTTGAGAAAGCATTCGCCTATGTCTCACATCCTGATTATTTTGAAAAAAGGTTTAACGACAGTTATGAGACGTGGAGAGAAAGATTCCACATCGCTCTGGATTATGTGGATGCAAACAGGGATGATTTTATCCTGCTCCTCACAAAGGCTCAAGGGTCCCATTTGGAAGAATTTCCAGAAACTGTCCTTACAAGACTTACCAAAATCAATTTTGAGCAATACTCAACTTTCAAACAAAAAAATCCAACCTATAAAGGTGAAGTAGATGAGTTTGTGGTCCGTAACATCTTATCTTTTTTCCTGAATATCTTTGTCCAAATGGTACGACAAGGGATTTCCAAACAAGACATGCTTGTTTACCAAGATAGTTTCCTTAAATTTTTGCATTTTGGATACAAAGGATCGATTGCCTCCGATTTGAACTGA
- a CDS encoding phosphoribosylanthranilate isomerase: MSTLELCRDLGVDFVGLNFSPKSPRGINRNVAEEILSIRHLPGFPKLVFLFFENSTEEILSLTKELNPDLIQLIRGDRFLTNEIWESFTNQNRLLPAIRIQSPVVSDEELEPKSSLVILDSFQKGLGGGSGHVFPWEFVTNVKRPYLLAGGITPNNVQLALNTLKPYGIDVASGVETDGKKDSNKIKELVQNVRNI; this comes from the coding sequence TTGTCCACACTTGAGTTATGCCGTGATCTCGGTGTGGATTTTGTAGGTCTCAATTTTTCACCAAAATCCCCTCGTGGAATCAATCGAAACGTAGCAGAAGAAATACTTTCCATCCGCCACTTACCAGGATTTCCTAAACTTGTTTTTTTATTTTTTGAAAACTCAACTGAAGAGATCCTTTCTCTCACAAAAGAATTGAATCCAGACCTAATCCAACTGATTCGTGGTGATCGTTTTCTCACAAATGAAATTTGGGAATCTTTCACAAATCAAAATCGATTACTCCCTGCAATCCGAATCCAATCACCCGTCGTTTCTGATGAAGAACTAGAACCTAAGTCTTCACTAGTCATATTGGATAGTTTTCAAAAAGGACTCGGTGGTGGTAGTGGGCATGTTTTCCCTTGGGAATTTGTAACCAATGTAAAACGACCTTATCTACTTGCTGGAGGTATCACTCCAAACAATGTCCAATTAGCTCTAAATACATTAAAACCTTATGGAATCGATGTAGCAAGTGGTGTGGAAACAGACGGCAAAAAAGATTCGAATAAAATCAAAGAATTGGTACAAAATGTCCGAAACATATGA
- the mutS gene encoding DNA mismatch repair protein MutS: MSETYEALNTPVMRQYLEIKEQHPDGIVFFRMGDFYEMFMDDAKIAAQILDITLTKRQNQIPMAGIPYHATESYISRLISAGKKVVVCEQTKPDDPKAKIMSREVVRIITPGTVVEDNLLGGYQNNYLSLYYKEKSSVYLAFADVSTSELVYFYFSESEKERILDTIKRFSPKEMIYTEEIPPLSKESKIILSQIPKEYLLKKEGAGIDTVVHVLDAYLQYNYRNQNFVFQSPRRIDESEYLVLDEQTVSHLELVENPNDKNHTLFGVLNRCTTATGKRYLKQRILFPTRDEKKIKDHWDKIEILTQNKKERIKIKESLGDLIDLERVMTRFRVGKALPRDFRGIEKSLTAVSQMKEILDGIGYDFSKLPKELEALGLDFQKTLFDGELPVFLGNSPFLKSGFNQEYDDAILAREKGKDWILELEEKEKKESGCSSLKIRYNKILGYFIEVSKAQAKDVPSHFLKKQTLVTGERFTSPKLEELERAILQADEIIERIEKQVFDRLVATCISLYEAFLTLSNEVASLDYHLSLTETKEEYQWTRPEIRTDGIIEYIDSRHPVVETFLPIGERFVPNTLELNPKENAIAVLTGPNMAGKSTFMRQIAINQILFQMGSYVPSKKASLSIVDRIFTRIGSGDNLTKGESTFYVEMKETATILNQFTENSLILFDEVGRGTSTYDGLSIAWAILEFLSKNFPKPKTIFATHYHELTELEKGAGIFNLYLDTFEKDGEILFLKKVKRGKSKQSFGIYVAKLAGIPESVSERAKEILSGLESKKREIKIKNEEPSLFGNLMEKEPKGLSANEEKVLKRISGLDPNTIPPLEALSILDELKRILKEEN; encoded by the coding sequence ATGTCCGAAACATATGAAGCTTTAAATACTCCTGTTATGCGCCAATATCTGGAAATAAAGGAACAACATCCAGATGGAATCGTATTTTTTCGAATGGGTGATTTTTATGAAATGTTTATGGATGATGCAAAAATTGCCGCACAAATTTTAGACATCACACTTACCAAAAGGCAAAACCAAATCCCAATGGCAGGAATTCCATACCATGCCACAGAAAGCTACATTTCAAGACTCATCTCTGCTGGGAAAAAAGTAGTAGTATGCGAACAAACTAAACCAGATGACCCCAAAGCAAAAATTATGTCGAGGGAAGTTGTTCGCATCATCACACCAGGAACTGTAGTAGAAGACAATTTACTTGGTGGGTATCAGAATAATTATTTATCATTGTATTATAAAGAAAAATCTTCCGTCTACTTAGCGTTTGCTGATGTTTCCACATCGGAGCTTGTTTATTTTTACTTTTCTGAATCGGAAAAAGAAAGAATTTTAGATACTATCAAACGATTTTCTCCAAAGGAGATGATTTATACAGAAGAAATCCCTCCCCTTTCAAAAGAATCCAAAATTATCCTTTCCCAAATTCCAAAAGAATACCTTCTCAAAAAAGAAGGAGCAGGAATCGATACCGTTGTACACGTATTAGATGCTTATTTGCAATATAATTATAGAAATCAAAACTTTGTATTCCAATCCCCAAGACGAATTGATGAAAGCGAATATTTAGTCCTTGATGAACAAACTGTTTCCCATTTGGAACTGGTTGAAAATCCCAACGACAAAAACCATACTTTATTTGGTGTCCTCAATCGTTGCACTACTGCTACGGGAAAACGTTACCTCAAACAAAGGATCTTATTTCCTACAAGGGATGAAAAAAAAATTAAAGATCATTGGGACAAAATTGAAATTTTAACTCAAAACAAAAAAGAACGCATCAAAATTAAAGAATCACTGGGGGATCTTATTGATTTAGAACGTGTGATGACACGTTTCCGAGTAGGAAAAGCTTTACCTCGCGATTTTCGTGGGATTGAAAAAAGTTTAACAGCTGTCAGTCAGATGAAAGAAATCTTAGATGGAATTGGATATGATTTTTCCAAACTTCCAAAAGAGTTAGAAGCCCTAGGTTTAGATTTTCAAAAAACTCTTTTTGATGGAGAGTTACCTGTATTTTTAGGAAACTCACCTTTTTTAAAATCTGGTTTTAATCAAGAGTATGATGATGCTATTTTAGCACGAGAAAAAGGGAAAGATTGGATTTTGGAACTTGAAGAAAAAGAGAAAAAAGAATCTGGTTGTTCTAGCTTAAAAATTCGTTACAACAAAATCTTGGGTTACTTTATCGAAGTTTCTAAGGCCCAAGCAAAAGATGTCCCTTCTCATTTTTTAAAAAAACAAACTCTTGTCACAGGGGAAAGGTTTACTTCTCCTAAACTCGAAGAACTGGAACGAGCCATTTTACAAGCGGATGAAATCATTGAACGAATCGAAAAACAAGTGTTTGATCGTTTGGTGGCAACATGCATTTCACTTTATGAAGCATTTTTAACTCTATCCAATGAAGTTGCATCTTTGGATTACCACTTGTCCCTTACGGAAACCAAAGAAGAATACCAGTGGACAAGGCCCGAGATTAGAACTGATGGAATCATTGAATACATTGATTCTCGTCACCCTGTTGTAGAAACATTTTTACCAATAGGCGAACGATTTGTTCCCAATACATTGGAACTTAATCCAAAAGAAAACGCAATCGCAGTGTTAACGGGTCCGAATATGGCAGGTAAATCTACCTTTATGCGCCAAATTGCCATTAACCAAATTCTCTTTCAGATGGGTTCCTATGTTCCTTCTAAAAAAGCATCCTTATCCATTGTGGATCGTATTTTTACAAGGATTGGATCAGGTGACAACCTAACGAAAGGTGAGTCTACATTTTATGTAGAAATGAAAGAAACAGCGACAATCCTAAACCAATTCACAGAAAATAGTTTGATCCTTTTTGATGAAGTGGGTCGTGGAACATCAACTTATGATGGTTTGTCGATTGCATGGGCGATTTTAGAATTCTTAAGTAAAAACTTTCCGAAACCAAAAACCATTTTTGCTACACATTACCATGAATTAACGGAACTCGAAAAAGGTGCCGGTATTTTTAATCTTTATTTAGATACCTTTGAAAAAGATGGTGAAATTTTATTCTTAAAAAAAGTAAAAAGAGGAAAATCAAAACAATCCTTTGGAATTTACGTCGCCAAGTTAGCAGGGATACCAGAATCCGTATCGGAACGTGCAAAAGAAATTTTATCGGGACTCGAATCCAAAAAACGAGAAATCAAAATCAAAAACGAAGAACCAAGTTTATTTGGGAATTTAATGGAGAAGGAACCAAAGGGACTTTCGGCTAACGAAGAGAAAGTTCTGAAAAGGATATCAGGGCTCGATCCTAATACAATTCCACCACTTGAAGCTTTGTCAATATTGGATGAATTAAAACGTATTCTCAAAGAGGAAAACTAA
- the serB gene encoding phosphoserine phosphatase SerB, which translates to MNSVLLFSHNPIHNTQIFDSFQDDTLGTSLSTIDVKTFSHSERYGLHSVRITLDTSWNRNQIVMIRERFAKYQIDLLYIPSLLPNNQTSLFVFDMDSTVIKEEVIDELARKHGVFEEVASVTKKAMEGGMGFDEALRLRVKHLAGLSIQSFKEVYDLLQLNDGMETVFQFVPSNGCKLGILSGGFSPVLELFSKKYPVDFFRANGLEEKGGFFTGQILGEIINREKKEMYLRKYANEFSIPLEHVVAVGDGANDALMLNAAGIGIGIHAKQGLKDQITNWIDFTNLSALVFLFENTF; encoded by the coding sequence ATGAATTCAGTCCTTCTCTTTTCGCATAACCCCATTCACAATACTCAAATTTTCGATTCTTTCCAAGATGATACCCTTGGTACATCCTTATCTACAATAGATGTAAAAACATTTTCCCATTCAGAACGATACGGACTTCACTCTGTTCGTATCACTCTCGATACATCCTGGAACCGAAATCAAATTGTGATGATTCGGGAAAGGTTTGCAAAATACCAAATTGATTTATTATACATACCTTCTTTATTACCGAACAATCAGACGTCTCTCTTTGTCTTTGATATGGATTCTACAGTCATCAAAGAAGAAGTGATCGATGAACTTGCTCGTAAACATGGTGTATTCGAAGAAGTCGCAAGTGTGACAAAAAAAGCGATGGAAGGTGGAATGGGATTTGATGAAGCCCTTCGCCTCAGAGTGAAACATTTAGCCGGTCTTTCCATCCAAAGTTTTAAAGAAGTGTATGATCTTTTGCAATTAAATGATGGAATGGAAACTGTATTCCAATTTGTTCCATCAAACGGATGTAAGCTTGGGATTTTAAGTGGTGGTTTTAGTCCTGTTTTAGAATTATTTTCAAAAAAATACCCTGTGGATTTTTTTCGTGCTAATGGACTAGAAGAAAAGGGTGGGTTTTTCACAGGCCAAATTTTGGGTGAGATCATCAATCGTGAAAAAAAAGAAATGTACTTACGAAAGTATGCGAATGAATTTTCAATTCCCCTTGAACATGTGGTTGCAGTAGGTGATGGAGCCAATGATGCTTTGATGTTAAATGCAGCAGGGATTGGGATTGGGATTCATGCCAAACAAGGTCTAAAAGACCAAATCACCAATTGGATAGACTTTACAAATTTATCCGCTTTAGTTTTCCTCTTTGAGAATACGTTTTAA
- a CDS encoding GDSL-type esterase/lipase family protein encodes MNRKNRIKFFLRWGVSIALVLSVTDCKTTSKRDYFDSNFQCFAEPGWRDDVNFKKYIEKAWLPTRLLYAEDNTKIKRSEIVFTGDSLVHLFLPDLMVKEFPGKSVTNRGIGGDMTETLLTRIDDDVLRLEPKTVVIEIGGNDFIQGKCLSLVQNNLLMIIKKIHSHNHQTRIFLIAVPPTRVKELNQIVPVYNLFLNQVARTTQNVEYIEVWDIMRKPDAPTLSEEFIRPNGDSLHFNEKGYELWGKKLRPYLQK; translated from the coding sequence ATGAACCGCAAGAACAGGATTAAATTCTTCCTTCGATGGGGTGTTTCGATCGCCCTAGTTTTGAGTGTTACAGATTGTAAAACCACCTCAAAACGAGATTACTTTGACTCTAACTTCCAGTGTTTTGCAGAGCCGGGTTGGCGCGATGATGTAAATTTTAAAAAATACATCGAAAAGGCCTGGCTCCCAACACGTTTGTTATACGCCGAAGACAATACTAAAATCAAACGTTCTGAAATTGTTTTTACCGGTGATAGTTTGGTACATTTGTTTTTACCGGATCTAATGGTAAAAGAATTCCCTGGCAAATCGGTCACCAATCGTGGGATAGGTGGTGATATGACAGAAACCTTACTCACTCGTATCGATGATGATGTATTACGATTAGAGCCCAAAACAGTGGTGATTGAAATCGGTGGAAACGATTTTATCCAAGGGAAATGTTTGAGCCTTGTGCAAAATAATCTACTCATGATCATCAAAAAAATCCATTCCCATAACCACCAAACTAGGATATTTCTCATCGCAGTTCCGCCAACTCGTGTGAAGGAATTGAATCAAATTGTTCCTGTTTATAATTTATTTTTAAACCAAGTTGCTCGTACCACACAAAATGTAGAATACATAGAAGTTTGGGACATCATGCGAAAACCAGATGCACCAACTCTAAGTGAAGAATTCATTCGCCCGAATGGTGATAGTTTGCATTTTAATGAAAAAGGATACGAACTTTGGGGTAAAAAACTGAGACCCTATTTACAAAAATAA
- a CDS encoding MFS transporter, translated as MQKPSLPFGKQISYAVGQLGWSTLINIIGLHQVYFYLPPAPKPGQECFPDLIEKMAFWGLSTIGVVAAIGRLWDAFTDPLIANSSDRFSSRFGRRIPFLFLGGIPSAVFCWLIFVPPHNFVSSTNLVWMTSFMLLFYLFLTVYVTPFFALIPELGHTPEERLNLSTYISVTYALGIIVASTEPMIASVLQSSFVFDPDPSLQTLVARQYALGILCIFAAICMYFPVFTIHEKTYCESEASSVPFKEALVLTFKNKNFLYFALSDLCYFLALTILTTGISYYVTVLLELERDFVTQLLTVMLLVSFAFYPVVNFVARKIGKKRTVLIGFYTFLALFLSIYFIGKNSLPLSPYIQGYMIVAVAAIPIAILGILPNAILADIAELDSLKTGSKREGLFYAGRTFMQKLGQTLAVLIFSSVILLGLDRDSKKQISPSVTGIIAPSVSESKSEPKKNSESEAKISKESTICKVEEVEAGGELGVRLTGPLASAFCLLAIFLFGKYKEDETLEEIAKIRGN; from the coding sequence ATGCAAAAACCGTCTTTACCATTTGGAAAACAAATTAGTTATGCGGTAGGCCAACTTGGTTGGTCTACGCTCATCAACATCATTGGTCTCCACCAAGTTTATTTTTACCTACCACCAGCTCCGAAACCAGGACAAGAGTGTTTCCCTGATCTGATTGAAAAAATGGCGTTTTGGGGCCTGTCCACCATCGGTGTGGTCGCAGCCATTGGTCGTTTATGGGATGCATTCACTGATCCCCTCATTGCAAACTCTTCCGATCGTTTTTCTTCACGGTTTGGTCGTAGAATTCCCTTTTTATTTCTGGGTGGAATCCCATCTGCCGTCTTTTGTTGGTTAATCTTTGTGCCACCACATAACTTCGTCTCTTCGACAAACTTAGTTTGGATGACGAGTTTTATGTTACTCTTCTATCTATTTTTAACAGTGTATGTCACACCATTTTTTGCACTTATCCCTGAGCTTGGACATACTCCCGAAGAACGACTCAATTTATCCACATACATCTCAGTAACATATGCATTAGGGATCATTGTTGCCTCCACGGAACCTATGATTGCGAGTGTTTTACAATCTAGTTTTGTTTTTGATCCAGATCCTTCGTTGCAAACTCTTGTCGCAAGACAATATGCATTGGGTATCCTTTGTATCTTTGCTGCGATTTGTATGTACTTCCCCGTATTTACCATCCATGAAAAAACATACTGTGAATCAGAGGCATCAAGTGTACCTTTTAAAGAAGCACTTGTCCTCACGTTCAAAAACAAAAACTTTTTGTATTTTGCACTTTCTGATTTGTGTTACTTCCTTGCACTCACCATTCTCACAACCGGTATTTCCTACTACGTAACAGTACTATTAGAATTGGAAAGGGACTTTGTCACACAACTCCTCACAGTGATGTTACTTGTATCCTTTGCCTTTTACCCTGTTGTCAATTTTGTCGCACGGAAAATTGGGAAAAAGAGAACTGTTCTCATTGGATTTTACACTTTCCTCGCTCTGTTTTTATCCATTTATTTTATTGGAAAAAATAGTTTGCCATTGTCCCCGTATATCCAAGGTTACATGATCGTTGCAGTTGCTGCCATACCAATTGCAATCCTTGGTATATTACCAAATGCAATATTAGCAGATATTGCTGAACTTGATTCATTAAAAACAGGTTCCAAACGAGAAGGTCTTTTTTATGCAGGAAGGACCTTTATGCAAAAACTAGGACAAACACTTGCGGTATTAATCTTCAGTTCAGTGATTTTGCTCGGGCTTGACCGTGATTCTAAAAAACAAATTTCTCCAAGTGTAACAGGAATCATTGCTCCATCTGTGTCTGAATCTAAGTCAGAACCGAAAAAAAATAGTGAGTCTGAGGCAAAAATAAGTAAGGAATCTACCATTTGTAAAGTCGAAGAAGTAGAAGCGGGTGGGGAACTGGGAGTTCGATTGACAGGTCCGTTGGCATCTGCATTCTGTTTACTTGCAATTTTTCTCTTTGGAAAATACAAAGAGGATGAAACTTTAGAAGAGATTGCAAAGATACGTGGAAATTAA